The sequence CAGTAGTATTTTTCTATCCAAAAGATTTTACTTTTGTTTGCCCTTCTGAAATTATTGCTTTTGATAAAAGATATCAAGATTTTAAAGATAGAGGTATTGAAGTAATTGGTGTATCTTGCGATAACGAATTCTCTCACTTTGCTTGGAAAAATATGCCTGTAAATCAAGGTGGTATAGGTCAAGTTAAATTTCCTTTAGTAGCCGACTTAACAAAACAAATTGCTAGAAATTTTGATGTTTTATTTGAAGAAGCAGTTGCTTTAAGAGGTTCTTTCTTGCTTGATGCTGATGGAACAATCCGCCATGCAGTTATAAATGACTTACCACTTGGAAGAAACATTGATGAAATGATTAGAATGGTTGATACTATGTTATTTACTAATGAACATGGTGAAGTTTGCCCAGCTGGTTGGAATAAAGGCGATGAAGGTATGAAGGCTGACCCTAAAGGTGTTGCTGATTATCTAAGTAAAAACGAAAATAAATTATAATTTTTTAAGCTGAAAGTTTTTCTTTCAGCTTAGCATAAATTGTGTTATAAAGTTACAATACTCTCAAAATATACTGATTAATATACATTTTTGATAAATGCTTTTAAAATATTATAACTAGGACATCATGTAATAAATAATTTACTTTTTATTTTATATATTTATTATTTTGTTGTCATTTTATTGTATTAATAGCATGATAATCGTTGTATAAAAATTTACTACAAAATTTTAAGGAGCTGTTATGGTTTTTTCATTTTCTAAGAGCTTATCTTCAAAGCTTATATGGATAATGTGTGTAGGTGTAGTTTCTATTGTAATACTGATTAATTTAGTCAGTTATTTTAATTCAAAAAATAGTACTTTTGATTTACTAACAGAAATACAAGTAAACAATATGGTGGATACAAATGCTCTGTATGATTTTTATGGAAAAACTAAAAGATTAGCTATAGAATCTTTAGCAGAGCAATTTTCTAGTAATTTAAATATGCCTTCAGAACAAATTATGCAAATTCTC comes from Campylobacter lari and encodes:
- a CDS encoding peroxiredoxin, which gives rise to MIVTKKAIDFTAPAVLGNNEIVGDFNLYKNIGPKGAVVFFYPKDFTFVCPSEIIAFDKRYQDFKDRGIEVIGVSCDNEFSHFAWKNMPVNQGGIGQVKFPLVADLTKQIARNFDVLFEEAVALRGSFLLDADGTIRHAVINDLPLGRNIDEMIRMVDTMLFTNEHGEVCPAGWNKGDEGMKADPKGVADYLSKNENKL